TACTTGGAATAAGGCTGCGAAGCGCAGCGTCACTTTGCTGGGCGATGTGGCGGCTTTTGTGTTTGGACCGGCATGTGGGTCCCCAGCGAAGTACTCGGAGTAAGCTGTGAAGGGCAGCGCCACTTCGCTGGGTGATGCGGCGGGCGCTTTTAGCCGAGTTTCCTCTAGTGCTGCTTATTTCAATTGCTGCAGGCGCTTATGAACCTGCTGCGGCGTCAGGCCGTGGGCGTTAATTACAGGGCATCCCTGTGCCACGTTGTGAATCCCCATCAGGTTTTGGTCAGCGCCGGAAATCACGATCGCAGTATACTTGTTTTGCGCCTGGTTCAAGTTGGCCGCATCCAGCGTGTCGACCTGATACCCTTGTTCGGACAGATATTCTTGCACCGGGGTCAGATTGGCTTCGACAGCAATTCGACTCATGCTTACAGCCCTCCTTTTGGAATCGCACGAAGATAGTTTGATTCCAAGCGGACGTCTCTATACGGGGCAACTTTCAGCAGCGGCGCGACCGTTTCCGCCAGCGTTTGGGCAATGCACTCGGCCATTTTCATGACGACCGACAGGCGGGTGTTTTGCAGCACAAAGTATTCCATAAACCCGCCGACATTGACGATTCCGGTGATGTGCACGTCACCGACCTCCGGCAGATTTTTGTTAACACCCGCCCCCGGCTTCAAAGGCCCTTCTCCGATGCAGATCATGCCGACCGAACTGAGCTGTCCCAGGCAAGCGTCCACTGCAATCAGATAAGGATCCGGATAGAGCCGTTTGATGGAAGCCAATGTTTCGGTCAAATTGACGGCGTGCACCGGATGTTCTAATGTGCCGTATACCGGGCATTCTTCATGCATAAAAATCGTCTGCAGCCGACTGCCCACCAACGGACCCAACGCGTCCCCGGTCGAACGATCGGTGCCGATGCAGAGAATGACGATCGGCTGCTCGGGAGCCCGTTTGACGAGCAACCCGGATAAATGGGAACGCAGCACGGAGGCGGCATTCGGAAGGGTATGATCAATTCTGAAATTCGACATAGAATTCCTCCGGTTAGGGTATTACTATCAGTTTATGGAAAACGAAGCGGTTCTATACTCCGATGCTTGTAATAGGTATAAAATGGGACACTACCTTAGGTGGAACAGGGTTGGTTGGCATTTAGGAGGCTGGGGCGGCATGATCGACCTGCTGATTCTCTGTCTGTTGTCGTGGTCGGGCATTTTAGGCTGGCGGCGCGGAGGATTTCGCGCGCTGATCGATAGCGTGAGCGTCGGCGGTGCGAGTGCCGCTGCCATTTTCTTGATTCCGCTGCTGCGGGATCACTTCATCGACGGCGGCGCGTTGGAGTTTCGAAAATGGTTGCGCGAGCATATCCGTTCCGTTCCGACCGGATTCGGGTTGTCCGATCCGGGGCCGGGCGTTGCGCAGAACTTGTACCATTTGCTGATCGTCGGCATTGCGGCGCTTGCGGTGTGGATCGGGATGCAGATGATTTTGCAGGTGTTTCAGACCGTATGGAAAGAACCGGGCGGAACGGTTCTGTCGAGGATTGCGGGAAGCCTGCTGGGGATTGCGATAGGAAGCGTTTTGGCGGCGTATATGGTAAAATGTTTAGGGCTCCTGTCGTGGGTCCAAGGCTGGGAAGCTTTGGATCTGCAGCTGGCGCGTTCCTTTTTTGTCTGGATTGTTATGAACGCAATTGCAAGGTAGCTTGGAGGAGTGGGAGAAATGCATTTGTGGATGCAGTTTCATGAATTGAATCGCAATCTGTTGGACAAACTCAGCGACCCGGGATTCTGGGGGAGCATTGTATACGGATGCTTGAAAATTGGATTGCTGCTGATCGGGGCCAAAATCATCATCAGCGTCGGATCAGCGGCGTTCGCCCGTTTGTTTTCGAACCGAGCCGTTCGCATGGACGCTCGTCGGACACGCACCCTGACGGTATTAAGCACCAACGTGCTCCGCTATGTGGTCTACTTCTTTGTGATCATGACGATTCTCGAACAGCTGGACTTTCCGATCAAATCGCTGTTGGCCGGGGCAGGCATCGTCGGGTTGGCGATCGGTTTCGGCGCCCAGAGTTTGATCCGCGACGTGATCACCGGGTTCTTTATCATCTTGGAGGACCAGTTTGCGGTCGGTGATTTGATTCAAACGGGCAACTACCGCGGCACGGTGGAAGCGATCGGCTTGCGGATCACCACGATTCGGGCGTGGACCGGGGAAGTGCATATCATACCGAACGGGCGGATCACCGATGTGACCAATTTTTCGAAAGCCAACTCGCTGGCGGTGATCGATGTGGGTGTCGCTTACGAGGAGAACCTGGACCGGGTGTTTGAGACGCTGAAAGAGGTGTTGAAGAAGGCGCAGGAAGAAATGCCGTCGATCGTCGGTGAACCGCAGGTACTGGGCGTGCAAAACTTCGGACCGTCGGAGGTTATCATCCGAGTGACGGCCGATTGCAAGCCGACGGAAAACATTCCGGTAGCCCGCGAATTGCGCAGGCGAATCAAGTTGGCGTTTGACGAAAAAGGGATCGAAATCCCCTATCCGAAGCAGGTCATGATTTCGCCGTCGGTCGACGGCAAGGGCAATCCGGTTTCGACTGAAGGGTAATTGCATCACGCCGGCGGAAAAATCGGGTAGCGTGACCCGCCGAGGCGAAGTAGAAAGGAGGATGCAGGGTGGAACGGAAGGAATTCGGGCTGGGCGACGTGGTCCAGATGAAGAAACCGCATCCCTGTGGAGCGAATGAGTGGCAGGTGATTCGCATGGGTGCGGACATTCGCATGAAATGCATCAATTGCCAGCGGAGTGTGATGATCCCGCGCAGCCAGTTTGAGCGGCAGATGCGGAAGGTGCTGCGGAGGGCAGGGGAAGGGGACCTGGAAGCATGACGGTGCGACAAATACGGACGGCTTGTCCCCTCGACTGCTGGGACTGCTGCAGCATGATCGCCTATGTGGAGGACGGGAAAGTCCTGAAAGTGGAAGGCGATCCGGATCATCCGATCACGCGGGGCAGACTGTGCGTAAAAGGAAAACGGCTGGTGGACCGGATGTATCACCCGGAGCGGGTGCTGCATCCCAAGAAGAAAGTGGATGGCTGCTGGGAGGACATTCCGTGGCAGCAGGCGTTTCAAGAAATCGCGGATAAGATGCGGACAGCGAAGGAGAGATACGGACCGACCGCCGTCATGCACACGTTTGACAGCGGTTCCGGCGGCATGTTGAAGGAACTGGAAGTCCGTTTTTTTAACCTGTTCGGCGGCTATACAAAAACGGTCGGGTCGCTTTGCTGGGAAGCCGGTCTGGAAGCCGGCCGCTACGACATGGGCGTCTGTCTCAGCCATGATCCATACGATCATCTGAACAGCAGGGCGATTGTCGTGTGGGGCCGTAATGTGACAGTCACCAATATGCACATGATGCCTTTCATCAAAGCCGCCCGAAAAAATGGGACAAAGCTGGTGATCGTCAATCCGCTGCACACCGATTTGTCGGACAGCGCCGATTGGCAGGTGTATCCGCGGCCGGGGACGGATGGAGCGCTGGCGTTGGCCGTCTGCCGGGTGCTGCTGGATGCAGGTCGGTATGATCGGGAGTTTGTGGAACGGCATTCGGTCGGATTCACCGAATTCGCTTCCTATTTGCGCAAACTGTCGCTGGAAGAACTGTGTGCGGAAGCGGAAGTGTCGATGGCTGACGTGCTCAAGCTGGCCGATCTATATGCGGACCGGCCTGTCGCGACGCTGCTGGGGATCGGTTTGCAGCGCTATGCGAATGGAGGAAACACGATCCGGGCCATTCACGCGCTGGCGGCGATGAGCGGCAATATCGGAATCTCTGGCGGCGGGGTGAATTATGCCAATCGCATCTGGTCGAAGTGGCTGGATTGGGATGCGCTTACTCTGGAAGGGCGCGGCGGGGTGTGGCGCGAATTTTCGAAAGTGGAACAGGCGGAAGCGATCCTGCAAGCGGACCCGCCGGTGGAAATCTTGTTTGTCACCCGATCGAATCCGGTGGCGCAGGTGGGAAACCGCAAGCGGACAATGGAAGCGTACCGGAACGTCGGCTGCGTGGTGCTGATCGATATGTTCATGCATGACACGGCGGATGTAGCCGACTATTTTTTGCCCTGCACCAGTGTGTTTGAAGAAGAAGATATTCTGTACTCCTCCATGTGGCATCCCTACTTGATCTATGTCAACCAGTGTGTGGAACCGCTCGGGCAGGCAAAACGGGACTGGGAGATTTTTGCCGGTCTGGCGGACACATTAGGCTTTGGCGCGGAATTTCGACGACCGCTGCACGAATGGCTGCGCGTCGTGTTGGCACCGCTGGCGGAAGCGGGGGTGACGCTGGAACGGTTGCAGGAGGAGCACTTCGTCGCGGCTCCGAGTGCGAAAATCCCCTGGGCAGACCGCAAGTTTGCCACACCTTCCGGCAAATACGAATTTTACTCCGATACGGCTGTGAGAGAAGGCCGCACTGCGTTGCCCGTGTACCAAAAACCTCGCGAACATCCGCATCGCGACCGGAAACGGGGGGACAAGTATCCCTACCAACTGCTGACCGTTCATCCGCGCCACTCGTTAAACTCGCAGCACTATATCCTGAAGCGTCAGGAACAGCCGATTGTGGAAGTGTCCGAATCGGTCGCCCGCGAGAAGCAGCTGCAAGACGGCGACCGCGTACGCGTGTATAATGACCGTGGCGAATTTGTGGGGCGGATTCGAATCAAGCGAACGATGCATCCGCAAACGGTTGTGATCGAGCAGGGCTGGTGGAACCGGATGGGCGGCAGCGTCAATGACCTGACGTCCAATCAACCGGCTGACCTCGGGATTTCCAGTTCTGTCTATGATTGCGTGTGCAACGTGGAGAAAGTGTAATTCGAGCGCACCGGTTGCATACTAAGCGTTGCATAAGTCAGCCAGCGCGCAGGAGGGGTTTTTCCGATGCTCGGAGAAAAAATCGTTGCCGTCCGCAAAGACGCCAACGGCAACATCACGCAAGTGAAAACGCATACCGGCCGGATTTTGACGATCGAGCAGGCGATGCAACAGGCAGCAGCCGGCGGATTCGATTCGCTGAACGCCATCGACCGGCAGGGAAACTGGTACATGGCCAACTCGGCCGGCGACGGAGAACCGGAACAGGGCTGCAACCTGTCGATTTTGCCTGAATTCTAACGCAGGTCGTAGAGCAAC
Above is a genomic segment from Effusibacillus pohliae DSM 22757 containing:
- a CDS encoding YkuS family protein; this translates as MSRIAVEANLTPVQEYLSEQGYQVDTLDAANLNQAQNKYTAIVISGADQNLMGIHNVAQGCPVINAHGLTPQQVHKRLQQLK
- the yyaC gene encoding spore protease YyaC — its product is MSNFRIDHTLPNAASVLRSHLSGLLVKRAPEQPIVILCIGTDRSTGDALGPLVGSRLQTIFMHEECPVYGTLEHPVHAVNLTETLASIKRLYPDPYLIAVDACLGQLSSVGMICIGEGPLKPGAGVNKNLPEVGDVHITGIVNVGGFMEYFVLQNTRLSVVMKMAECIAQTLAETVAPLLKVAPYRDVRLESNYLRAIPKGGL
- a CDS encoding CvpA family protein, which gives rise to MIDLLILCLLSWSGILGWRRGGFRALIDSVSVGGASAAAIFLIPLLRDHFIDGGALEFRKWLREHIRSVPTGFGLSDPGPGVAQNLYHLLIVGIAALAVWIGMQMILQVFQTVWKEPGGTVLSRIAGSLLGIAIGSVLAAYMVKCLGLLSWVQGWEALDLQLARSFFVWIVMNAIAR
- a CDS encoding mechanosensitive ion channel family protein; protein product: MHLWMQFHELNRNLLDKLSDPGFWGSIVYGCLKIGLLLIGAKIIISVGSAAFARLFSNRAVRMDARRTRTLTVLSTNVLRYVVYFFVIMTILEQLDFPIKSLLAGAGIVGLAIGFGAQSLIRDVITGFFIILEDQFAVGDLIQTGNYRGTVEAIGLRITTIRAWTGEVHIIPNGRITDVTNFSKANSLAVIDVGVAYEENLDRVFETLKEVLKKAQEEMPSIVGEPQVLGVQNFGPSEVIIRVTADCKPTENIPVARELRRRIKLAFDEKGIEIPYPKQVMISPSVDGKGNPVSTEG
- a CDS encoding DUF951 domain-containing protein; the encoded protein is MERKEFGLGDVVQMKKPHPCGANEWQVIRMGADIRMKCINCQRSVMIPRSQFERQMRKVLRRAGEGDLEA
- a CDS encoding molybdopterin-containing oxidoreductase family protein, which produces MTVRQIRTACPLDCWDCCSMIAYVEDGKVLKVEGDPDHPITRGRLCVKGKRLVDRMYHPERVLHPKKKVDGCWEDIPWQQAFQEIADKMRTAKERYGPTAVMHTFDSGSGGMLKELEVRFFNLFGGYTKTVGSLCWEAGLEAGRYDMGVCLSHDPYDHLNSRAIVVWGRNVTVTNMHMMPFIKAARKNGTKLVIVNPLHTDLSDSADWQVYPRPGTDGALALAVCRVLLDAGRYDREFVERHSVGFTEFASYLRKLSLEELCAEAEVSMADVLKLADLYADRPVATLLGIGLQRYANGGNTIRAIHALAAMSGNIGISGGGVNYANRIWSKWLDWDALTLEGRGGVWREFSKVEQAEAILQADPPVEILFVTRSNPVAQVGNRKRTMEAYRNVGCVVLIDMFMHDTADVADYFLPCTSVFEEEDILYSSMWHPYLIYVNQCVEPLGQAKRDWEIFAGLADTLGFGAEFRRPLHEWLRVVLAPLAEAGVTLERLQEEHFVAAPSAKIPWADRKFATPSGKYEFYSDTAVREGRTALPVYQKPREHPHRDRKRGDKYPYQLLTVHPRHSLNSQHYILKRQEQPIVEVSESVAREKQLQDGDRVRVYNDRGEFVGRIRIKRTMHPQTVVIEQGWWNRMGGSVNDLTSNQPADLGISSSVYDCVCNVEKV
- a CDS encoding DUF3892 domain-containing protein; this encodes MLGEKIVAVRKDANGNITQVKTHTGRILTIEQAMQQAAAGGFDSLNAIDRQGNWYMANSAGDGEPEQGCNLSILPEF